TGCCGCGATTTACATCCTTAAATACTCTCATTATAAGAGGGGGTTAGTGTTTGAAATTAGCAACGAAAAGAGAACGCTTACTATTGTTGCATCATGGGCTTCAAGGTCAATGGAAGCCTTTGAAACGTGCGTTCGATGTTGATGAAGACCTCAATATCATCTTCAAAATGTCACCCTCAGAACTTGCTGCCTCTCTTCAATTGTCCCCAGCATTTGCCTCTTCACTCCATTCATTCATCTTGCGTACGTCACCGACAGAACTTGAAGAAGCCTATGCGAAAGAAGCTATCGAAGCCATTACGTTGTTTGATGACTTGTATCCCTTCCTCTTAAAGCATATATATGATCCTCCGTGGGTGTTGTATGTAAAGGGTACGCCGTCATTGCTGAACGCACAACGCCCCACCTTGGCTGTTGTCGGATCGCGTAAGCCTTCTAGTGACTGCTTGCCGTCGTTAGAAACCGTATTGCCTCCGTTAGTCAAGGCAGGTTACTGTATCGTTAGCGGTCTCGCCTTTGGAGCGGATCGGATGGCGCACGACATCACGTTAGCCCATCATGGCGTCACGTTTGCTGTCCTTGGGGGAGGTTTCTCACATCTCTATCCAAAAGAGCACAAACCGTTAGCTGAGGCCATCACCGCCCAGGGGTTGCTTATTAGTGAATACCCTCCCCATACAACTGTACAACGTTGGCATTTTCCGGCAAGAAATCGGATCGTGAGCGGATTATCTAATGGCGTGCTCATTGCTGAAGCAAAAGAGAAAAGCGGTACGTTAATTACGGCGCGTGTTGCGATGGAGCAAAACCGAGATGTGTTTGTGCTCCCGGGTTCCGTTCACCATGCAAAAGCACGTGGAAGCAATCGCCTTATTCAGGACGGAGCAATCCCTGTAATCGAAGCGGAAGACATTGAATTGCACTGTCATCTTTCAGGTTGATTTGGGCTATTGTTT
This window of the Aureibacillus halotolerans genome carries:
- the dprA gene encoding DNA-processing protein DprA; protein product: MKLATKRERLLLLHHGLQGQWKPLKRAFDVDEDLNIIFKMSPSELAASLQLSPAFASSLHSFILRTSPTELEEAYAKEAIEAITLFDDLYPFLLKHIYDPPWVLYVKGTPSLLNAQRPTLAVVGSRKPSSDCLPSLETVLPPLVKAGYCIVSGLAFGADRMAHDITLAHHGVTFAVLGGGFSHLYPKEHKPLAEAITAQGLLISEYPPHTTVQRWHFPARNRIVSGLSNGVLIAEAKEKSGTLITARVAMEQNRDVFVLPGSVHHAKARGSNRLIQDGAIPVIEAEDIELHCHLSG